The DNA sequence CTCTCGAACGCTTCATTGTCCCCCTCAATTTTAAGTTCGACCGCGTCCTGTCTTTCCTCGCTTATGCTGCCGGTCAGTTCAGTCGCTACAATCTTCCCCTTGTCAATAATGACCGCTGAACCGCATGTGAATTCTATGTCCGGAAGTATATGAGTTGAAAGTACTATACTCATGCTTTTGTTTTCTGAAATATTTCTTATCAGATCGAGCATGTCTTTTCTTCCTTTCGGGTCCAGACCTGCTGTCGGTTCATCTAAAAAAAGCAGTTCGGGGTCGTGGACGAGAGCCTGTGCGAGTTTTATTTTCTGTTTCATTCCCGTTGAATATGTCTCGACCTTCCTGTATCTCTGCTCTTCGAGTCCCACGTAAAACAGAACTTCGTGGGCTCTTTTCACGGCTTCATTCGGCGGCATGCCGCTTAATTCGCCGAGGTACGACACAAGAGTTATGCCGTCTACATCAGGCAGAAGACAATCGCTTTCAGGCATGTATCCGATTTTTCTTCTTATATCTTTTATTCCGCTTTTTATGTCATATCCGAGTATTTTGCCTTTTCCTTTCCTGGTTAGAAGAAAACCGAGCATAACTTTCATGAGAGTTGTCTTGCCCGCTCCGTTAGGACCCAATAGTCCGTATACGCCTTGTTCAAGTTTCAAAGAAACCCCGTCGAGGGCTTTTATGAAACCGTAAGAATAGCTAAGGTTTTCAATGTCTATGACTAAATTACCCAATGTTTTCACTTTCAAGAATTTTTTTGTTGACTGTAGCCCATCTTTTTTCCAGAAACAACAATTTTTTTCTGAATTCCATGAACGTTTTGCTTTTTTCAAGTTTTAATATCAAATTGATTTTTTTTTCCTCTTCTCGCGCCGGGTTGTCTCCCCGGACCGTTTTTTCAGCAGCGACCGTGTCAAGTGCCGAAATTTCCATTAATATTGCGTGCAATTCCGGATCTCTTGCTAGTATCTTCTGTATTTCATCAAGATTTTTAAGTCCGTCGCTTAATTCAGACAGGGTTCCGATAAAGTTTTCGCCAGAAAAAATATTATCGCCTTTACTCATCGGACAGCTGGTTTTCTTCCGAATATTTTGGGATATTTTCATCAATAATATTTTTTTCAGATATCCTCGTCAACAGCCTTGTCAACAGAGCAACAACGGGAGAGGCTAGAATCAAACCAGGAACTCCGAACATTGAAGCGCCAACCATCAGCGAAAACATAACAACCACAGGATTCAAACCCATTGAAGTTCCCATAATGTTGGGAGTAATGACAAAGGCGAGAAGGATCTCTTCTATCACAAAAACAACTCCGGCTTTCATAGACATCACTATGGGATTTGGTCCTGTAAATGTTATGAGCAGGGTTACAATAACAGTGAAAAGAAACCCGAAATTCGGTATGACGGAAAATATTGCGGCTAAAACTCCCAGTAAGACAGAATACCTGACTCCCATCACGCTAAGGCCGATTCCAACGATTAATCCGTCGAGAATTGAAACTATTATCTGGCTTCGAATATACAATCCTATGACAGCGTCAGCTTCTTTGAGAATGAATTTTGACTTTTCAAGTATTTTTTCTGAAAGGAATTTCTTGAAAAAATCTTTTAAACTTGCGGCTTCCTTGAGATAAAGAAAGCTGATTATCGGTACGATTATTATGAACCATACCGTGTTTATGATAATCAACAGGACATCTTTAATTTTCAAAAGACTGCCCTGGACGTCCTGTTGTCCTATAGTAATTATTTTCGTTAGGTCAATACCGAGGTTCGTCAGGACATCGTTTTTGTCTATCCAGCTTTGAGCGACGTCAATCCTTTCATTTAACCATTCAATTATCACAGGCAGGTATGTTATGAAATTCGTCATCTGAGTGATAAGAACCGGGACAAGGATGACAAGAAAAACGACCAAAAATGACAAAATAACAAGTTCAGCAATAATTATCGAAATAATTTTCGGGATTTTGTAAGATTCCAGTTTTTTAACGAGAGGATAAATTACATAAGCGAGAATAAAAGCCAGCACGAATGGAAGAACGACAATCTTGATTTTCAACAGCACCCAAAGCAGTATCACAGCAAGAGAAAGAAGTAAAAACGGCTTTACCCATTGGGATTTTCTCTGCGGCAACAGAAGCATTACAGTCAACATAGCGACAAAAGGGGGCGAAAGGACGTCTCTTGCAGACCATAAAAGAAGTCCGAAAAGTCCCATGATTAGAATTTTATTCTGCCATTGCTCTTTAATTCATACCCTCCAGATAAACTCTTGAAACATCGGCCTCAAGAGTATAAGGGTATTCTCTGACTATTTCCAGAAAAATCTCTTTTGCTTTGTAATACTCGGTGTCCAGAAGAATAACCGCGGCCTTGAGCATATTACCGGGACTTCCGCTATCAAGATAAAAACCTGCCGATTGAATCTCCAAACCTTCTTCAAAAAGAAATGCCGCTTTTTTTGCATACAACAGAGCCAATACTTCAACGGGAGGATTCTGTGACAAGTATCTGTCGCAAACCGCCAGTTCAGGGTTTCTGTCTATTTCGGCGACGCTGTCCCCCCAATGCCCCAATTCTTTGAGTTTTGCAAAGTAATTTATTCTGCCCACAACGTCATTGAAAAGCGTGTCATCAGTTGAAACAGCCAATTGATTGAAATACTCAAACGCTTCCGATGGACCTCTTTCAAAATAGATACTGTCACCTTCGGTTATTTTTGAATGCAAAATAGAACCGTTGAAGACAATCCACATGGTAAAACAAATATCAAAAACCTGCATCGTAATATCTTTTCAGGAAATGTTTCCAGAACAATTCCGGATTGGCACCGTAAGTGAATGGAACAGTTGAATTCATGATCAATTTCTCGTTTTCCAGGTAATTATCTATCCCTGTGAAGAATGGATAAGCGTAATGTCCCTCTGGCCTCTGAGCTGTCCTGACCGGCCTGGTTTGCTGTTCCCTCATTGATCTCTGGCTTTCAAGAAGCCTCTGAAGGATTCCTCTCTGCCTTTCTACAAGGTCACGGGAGATATCTCCTCTTTCAATCGCTTTCGCTGAGAGCTCCATCTGTCTTGCGATTTCTTCCAGTTCTGAAAGAATCCTGGCTGATCCCTGAGTTTGACCTGACATCTCGGAGAGTTTTTGTGACAGGGCTCTCTGATAAGCTCCCATTTCAGCCAATTGCCTCTGTGTAAGGTTCTGACTCCCCAGGATCCGCGTTAAAGAACTGTTTATCTGAGCCTGTTCCCCTCCCATTTCAGACAACTGCTGAAGCATCCCTGAATTACCACAGGACATAGTATTTTCCATCATTCTGTTCATGCGCTCGAGCGACTTGTAAGCGTCATTTGCGAGCTTCATTATCACAATGTGCTTTATCTGCTCCTCCGGTTTTCGCAATTCGTTTTCCATATCTGCAAGTATTCTTCCAAGATCAGTTTCTATCAAAGATGTAAGAGAGGAAAGAGAGTCGAGGGTGTTTTTTGT is a window from the candidate division WOR-3 bacterium genome containing:
- a CDS encoding ABC transporter ATP-binding protein — encoded protein: MKVKTLGNLVIDIENLSYSYGFIKALDGVSLKLEQGVYGLLGPNGAGKTTLMKVMLGFLLTRKGKGKILGYDIKSGIKDIRRKIGYMPESDCLLPDVDGITLVSYLGELSGMPPNEAVKRAHEVLFYVGLEEQRYRKVETYSTGMKQKIKLAQALVHDPELLFLDEPTAGLDPKGRKDMLDLIRNISENKSMSIVLSTHILPDIEFTCGSAVIIDKGKIVATELTGSISEERQDAVELKIEGDNEAFERMLSEEGLKIEKRENRILRITMPADYDKKKLFKAALEAKAGIIRYSCLKSSLSDRFVKAVGGAET
- a CDS encoding AI-2E family transporter yields the protein MGLFGLLLWSARDVLSPPFVAMLTVMLLLPQRKSQWVKPFLLLSLAVILLWVLLKIKIVVLPFVLAFILAYVIYPLVKKLESYKIPKIISIIIAELVILSFLVVFLVILVPVLITQMTNFITYLPVIIEWLNERIDVAQSWIDKNDVLTNLGIDLTKIITIGQQDVQGSLLKIKDVLLIIINTVWFIIIVPIISFLYLKEAASLKDFFKKFLSEKILEKSKFILKEADAVIGLYIRSQIIVSILDGLIVGIGLSVMGVRYSVLLGVLAAIFSVIPNFGFLFTVIVTLLITFTGPNPIVMSMKAGVVFVIEEILLAFVITPNIMGTSMGLNPVVVMFSLMVGASMFGVPGLILASPVVALLTRLLTRISEKNIIDENIPKYSEENQLSDE